A window of the Paenibacillus woosongensis genome harbors these coding sequences:
- a CDS encoding carbohydrate ABC transporter permease, which translates to MANYSTTPGPATAAAVNRRIRRGRIEPIVFHTFNTIFMIILVIVTLYPFLNTIVVSLNAGSDTIRGGLYLWPREFTLQNYKAVFVSGTIYNAFVVSVARTVLSTLLNLFLTTMLAYTLSRREYVFRKPITFIFILTMYFNAGLIPGYFLMKDLHLINTFWVYVIPSMISAFNMIVIRTYIGSISESLVESARIDGAGDFKIFWQIIFPLCKPVLATIALFVAVGAWNSWFDAFIYTSSRQELSTLQYELMKLLSSSMNANNNPSVAAGAGMTQGAAAQMVTPLSIRASVTVVASVPILLVYPFMQKYFVVGLNVGSVKE; encoded by the coding sequence ATGGCAAATTATTCAACCACCCCAGGACCAGCAACTGCTGCGGCAGTCAATAGACGTATAAGAAGAGGACGGATAGAGCCGATCGTCTTCCATACATTCAACACGATATTCATGATCATCTTGGTTATCGTCACCTTGTATCCATTTCTGAACACGATCGTCGTATCCCTTAATGCTGGGAGCGATACGATCCGTGGCGGATTATATCTTTGGCCAAGGGAATTCACCTTGCAGAACTACAAGGCGGTTTTCGTTTCGGGAACGATATATAACGCATTTGTGGTTTCGGTAGCCAGAACGGTGCTTTCGACCTTGTTGAATTTGTTCCTGACCACGATGCTGGCTTACACGCTGAGCCGGCGGGAATATGTGTTCCGGAAGCCGATTACCTTTATTTTTATCCTGACGATGTACTTTAACGCCGGTCTGATTCCAGGCTACTTCCTGATGAAGGACCTGCACTTGATCAATACGTTCTGGGTGTACGTGATCCCTTCGATGATCAGCGCGTTTAACATGATCGTGATCCGTACCTATATCGGATCTATTTCCGAAAGCTTGGTCGAGTCGGCGAGGATCGATGGAGCCGGTGATTTTAAAATTTTCTGGCAGATCATCTTCCCGCTCTGCAAGCCGGTGTTGGCCACTATTGCATTGTTTGTTGCTGTCGGGGCGTGGAACTCCTGGTTTGACGCCTTCATCTACACCTCTTCTAGACAGGAACTGAGCACCTTGCAATACGAACTGATGAAGCTGTTATCCTCGAGTATGAATGCTAATAACAATCCTTCAGTAGCTGCAGGGGCAGGCATGACTCAGGGGGCGGCCGCGCAAATGGTGACGCCTTTATCGATTCGGGCTTCGGTGACGGTTGTGGCC